A single region of the Halorubrum depositum genome encodes:
- a CDS encoding excinuclease ABC subunit C: MDADAVRERAADLPTEPGVYQFRAGETTLYVGKAVDLRDRVRSYADPRSGRIRGMVARADRIEFAVTDTETQALLLEANLIKRLQPRFNVRLKDDKSYPLIALTDHPVPRIEVTRDPEEGAVAYGPFTDKGRVETVVKAIRDEYRLRGCSDHKYANRDRPCLDYEMGICSAPCTGEIDPESYAEDVAAVHRFLEGETGVLADPLRRRMETAAEGAEFERAANLRDRLEAVEAFHGEGGEAVSDRSDDRTVDVLAAAVEGDVARVARLHSERGQLVDRSRHRLDAAAVGEGDEETDATPGDAPANPDANTPAAVLSAFLTQYYAEREFPDAVLLAERPSDPDVVDWLEGEGVAVRVPGAGREAKLVELALKNARKRGGRDDPAGALGDRLGIDRPARIEGFDVSHAQGTAVVGSDVCFVDGSAETADYRRKKLTDRNDDYANMRELIRWRAERAVEGRDDRPDPDLLLIDGGEGQLGAARDALAETGWDVPVVALAKAEELVVTPTGTRRWDDDAPELHLLQRVRDEAHRFAVSYHQTVRDEVRTVLDDVPGVGPETRRRLLRRFGSVESVRDASVDDLTDVDGVGEAIAETLRERL; encoded by the coding sequence ATGGACGCCGACGCCGTGCGCGAGCGGGCCGCAGACCTCCCCACCGAGCCCGGCGTGTACCAGTTCCGGGCGGGGGAGACCACGCTGTACGTCGGCAAGGCGGTCGACCTCCGGGACCGGGTGCGGTCGTACGCAGACCCGCGCTCGGGGCGGATTCGGGGGATGGTCGCGCGCGCCGACCGGATCGAGTTCGCGGTCACCGACACCGAGACGCAGGCCCTCCTGCTGGAGGCGAACCTCATCAAGCGGCTCCAGCCCCGGTTCAACGTCCGGTTGAAAGACGACAAGTCGTACCCGCTGATCGCCCTGACCGACCACCCGGTCCCCCGGATCGAGGTCACCCGCGACCCGGAGGAGGGCGCGGTCGCGTACGGCCCGTTCACCGACAAGGGCCGCGTCGAGACCGTGGTGAAGGCGATCCGCGACGAGTACCGGCTCCGCGGCTGCTCGGACCACAAGTACGCGAACCGCGACCGACCCTGCCTCGACTACGAGATGGGGATCTGCTCGGCCCCCTGCACCGGCGAGATCGACCCCGAGAGCTACGCCGAGGACGTGGCCGCGGTCCACCGCTTCTTGGAGGGCGAGACGGGCGTCCTCGCCGACCCTCTACGCCGGCGGATGGAGACCGCCGCCGAGGGCGCCGAGTTCGAGCGCGCCGCCAACCTCCGGGACCGCCTCGAGGCGGTCGAGGCGTTCCACGGCGAGGGCGGCGAGGCCGTCAGCGACCGGTCCGACGACCGCACCGTCGACGTGCTCGCGGCCGCCGTCGAGGGCGACGTCGCCCGCGTCGCCCGGCTCCACAGCGAGCGCGGCCAGCTGGTCGACCGGAGCCGCCACCGGTTGGACGCGGCGGCGGTGGGGGAGGGGGATGAGGAAACCGACGCGACCCCCGGCGACGCCCCCGCCAACCCCGACGCCAACACCCCCGCCGCGGTGCTGTCGGCGTTCCTCACGCAGTACTACGCCGAGCGGGAGTTCCCGGACGCGGTCCTCCTCGCGGAGCGCCCGTCGGACCCGGACGTGGTCGACTGGCTGGAAGGGGAGGGGGTCGCGGTGCGGGTCCCCGGCGCGGGCCGCGAGGCGAAGCTCGTCGAGCTCGCGCTCAAGAACGCCCGCAAGCGCGGCGGCCGCGACGACCCCGCCGGCGCGCTGGGCGACCGGCTCGGGATCGACCGCCCGGCCCGGATCGAGGGGTTCGACGTGAGCCACGCGCAGGGGACCGCGGTGGTCGGCTCCGACGTCTGCTTCGTCGACGGGAGCGCCGAGACGGCCGACTACCGCCGGAAGAAGCTCACCGACCGCAACGACGACTACGCGAACATGCGCGAGCTGATCCGGTGGCGCGCCGAGCGCGCGGTCGAGGGCCGCGACGACCGGCCCGACCCCGACCTCCTGCTCATCGACGGCGGCGAGGGACAGCTCGGCGCCGCCCGCGACGCGCTCGCGGAGACCGGCTGGGACGTGCCCGTCGTCGCGCTCGCGAAGGCCGAGGAGCTGGTCGTCACCCCGACCGGCACCCGCCGGTGGGACGACGACGCCCCCGAGCTGCACCTGCTCCAGCGGGTGCGCGACGAGGCGCACCGCTTCGCCGTCTCCTACCACCAGACCGTCCGCGACGAGGTGCGGACCGTCCTCGACGACGTGCCCGGCGTCGGCCCCGAGACCCGCCGTCGGCTCCTCCGGCGGTTCGGATCGGTCGAGAGCGTCCGCGACGCGTCCGTCGACGACCTCACCGACGTCGACGGGGTCGGCGAGGCGATCGCCGAGACGCTCCGCGAGCGCTTATAA
- a CDS encoding ferredoxin: MYVKFDRDTCVGMYQCVAEWDAFEKNLNDGKADLKGSEEEEEDLFVVDVPDGEEFDAKFAARVCPVDAIEVYEDDGEQVV; encoded by the coding sequence ATGTACGTGAAGTTCGACCGCGACACCTGTGTCGGGATGTACCAGTGCGTCGCCGAGTGGGACGCCTTCGAGAAGAACCTGAACGACGGGAAGGCTGATTTAAAAGGGAGCGAAGAGGAGGAAGAGGACCTGTTCGTCGTCGACGTGCCCGACGGCGAGGAGTTCGACGCGAAGTTCGCGGCGCGGGTCTGCCCGGTCGACGCTATCGAGGTGTACGAGGACGACGGCGAGCAGGTGGTGTGA
- a CDS encoding quinone-dependent dihydroorotate dehydrogenase produces MGAYDLLKPALFGLPAETAHGMTHRLLRTAQGTPVESALRGRYVVDDPRLRVEAFGNAFPNPVGVAAGFDKNAEVPRALAALGFGHVEVGGVTAERQPGNPRPRLFRLREDEALINRMGFNNEGADAVGDRLDREPLPDVPVGINIGKSKSTPLADAPDDYLYTYERVADAGDYFVVNVSSPNTPGLRELQNRDALEEILGGLDDAGASPLLVKLSPDLPEPAVEDALGVVDDLDLDGVIATNTTTSRPESLRSHNRAERGGLSGKPIEDLATDRIRFVAERTDVPVIGVGGISDAAGAYEKIRAGASLVQLYTGLVYEGPSLAREINEGLLELLDRDGFDSVDDAVGADL; encoded by the coding sequence ATGGGCGCGTACGACCTGTTGAAGCCGGCGCTGTTCGGCCTGCCGGCGGAGACGGCACACGGCATGACGCACCGACTGTTGCGGACCGCACAGGGAACTCCGGTCGAGAGCGCGCTGCGCGGGCGGTACGTCGTCGACGACCCTCGGCTGCGGGTCGAGGCGTTCGGAAACGCGTTCCCGAACCCGGTCGGCGTGGCCGCCGGCTTCGACAAGAACGCGGAGGTGCCGCGCGCGCTCGCCGCGCTCGGGTTCGGCCACGTTGAGGTCGGCGGAGTGACGGCCGAGCGGCAGCCGGGGAACCCGCGACCGCGGCTGTTCCGTCTCCGCGAGGACGAGGCGTTGATCAACCGGATGGGGTTCAACAACGAGGGCGCGGACGCAGTCGGCGATCGGCTCGACCGCGAGCCCCTGCCCGACGTGCCCGTCGGGATCAACATCGGGAAGTCGAAGTCGACGCCGCTCGCCGACGCGCCGGACGACTACCTGTACACCTACGAGCGCGTCGCGGACGCGGGCGACTACTTCGTCGTCAACGTCTCGAGCCCGAACACGCCCGGGCTCCGGGAGCTGCAGAACCGCGACGCCCTCGAGGAGATACTCGGGGGGCTCGACGACGCGGGCGCGAGCCCCCTCCTCGTGAAGCTCTCGCCGGACCTCCCGGAGCCCGCGGTCGAGGACGCGCTCGGCGTCGTCGACGACCTCGACCTCGACGGCGTCATCGCGACCAACACCACGACCTCCCGCCCGGAGTCGCTGCGGAGCCACAACCGCGCCGAACGGGGCGGCCTCTCCGGGAAGCCGATCGAGGACCTCGCGACCGACCGGATCCGGTTCGTCGCCGAGCGCACCGACGTCCCGGTGATCGGCGTCGGCGGGATCTCGGACGCGGCGGGCGCCTACGAGAAGATACGCGCCGGCGCCTCGCTCGTCCAGCTGTACACGGGGCTCGTGTACGAGGGGCCGAGCCTCGCCCGCGAGATCAACGAGGGACTCCTCGAACTGCTCGACCGGGACGGGTTCGACTCCGTCGACGACGCGGTCGGCGCGGACCTGTAG
- a CDS encoding valine--tRNA ligase produces the protein MPSGEYDPDTVEPRWQRRWVDEETYAYPDDDPVDPNTVFSIDTPPPTVSGSLHMGHLYGFTLQDFVARFERMNGGETFFPFGYDDNGIASERLTEDELDVRHQEFERREFQAKCREVCAQYEEQFTENVQSLGVSVDWDHTYQTIEPRVQRVSQLSFLDLYEQGREYREKAPAIWCPECETAISQVETEDDEQDSHFNDIAFPVVGSDAEDDGADEFVISTTRPELLPACVAVFVHPDDDENQGLVGESAEVPLFGHEVPIVADERVDMETGSGIVMCCTFGDQNDIEWYQVHDLDLRVAIDESGHMTDVAEGYEGMHSSEAAEAIVEDLDDEGALLDRRDITHTVNVHERCGTSVEFLVTEQWYIEMLDKTDEYLEIGREMEWSPEKMFTRYEHWVEGLQWDWLISRQRSSGIPFPVWYCGDCGETVVAEKADLPVDPLSDDPPVDACPACGHDAFEPEDDVLDTWATSSLTPLINAGWDWDDEAGEFTMEHPELYRFDLRPQGHDIISFWLFHTLVKCYEHTGEVPFEETMINGHVLDENREKMSKSVGNVVEPEEVLAEFPVDATRYWAAGTAVGDDFPFKEKDLRAGEKLIRKLWNASKLVESLAPEPYPDAPADGELRELDRWLLAELDDRVERLTDLFEDRAFSKARDELRSFFWNTFCDDYLEIAKQREDAAAAYTLRTAHRRFLKLFAPLLAHVTEELWHDMYAEEASDPDAVDAAVADGARDSIHLADWPEPLGLEADHEAGAAATAVVGALRKYKSENQLPLNAELDAVEVYADVRGFEDDVTGVMHVADLAVHPDADAPVETVITGIDLDYATVGPKYGNRVGDIEAAIAREEYEIDGDELHVDGVTLTGDEFSIEEERQYRGDGELLEADDVVVIVSEA, from the coding sequence ATGCCCAGTGGTGAGTACGACCCCGACACCGTCGAGCCGCGGTGGCAGCGGCGATGGGTCGACGAGGAGACATACGCCTACCCCGACGACGACCCGGTCGACCCGAACACCGTCTTCTCCATCGACACGCCCCCGCCGACGGTGTCGGGGAGCCTCCACATGGGCCACCTGTACGGGTTCACCCTCCAGGACTTCGTCGCGCGCTTCGAGCGGATGAACGGCGGCGAGACGTTCTTCCCGTTCGGCTACGACGACAACGGGATCGCCTCCGAGCGGCTCACCGAGGACGAGCTCGACGTCCGCCACCAGGAGTTCGAGCGCCGCGAGTTCCAGGCGAAGTGCCGGGAGGTGTGCGCGCAGTACGAGGAGCAGTTCACCGAGAACGTCCAGTCGCTCGGCGTCTCCGTCGACTGGGACCACACCTACCAGACGATCGAGCCGCGCGTCCAGCGCGTCTCCCAGCTGTCGTTCCTCGACCTGTACGAGCAGGGCCGGGAGTACCGCGAGAAGGCCCCCGCGATCTGGTGTCCCGAGTGCGAGACCGCCATCTCGCAGGTCGAGACCGAGGACGACGAGCAGGACAGCCACTTCAACGACATCGCGTTCCCCGTCGTCGGGAGCGACGCCGAGGATGACGGCGCCGACGAGTTCGTCATCTCGACGACGCGGCCCGAGCTCCTCCCGGCCTGCGTCGCCGTCTTCGTCCACCCCGACGACGACGAGAACCAGGGCCTCGTCGGCGAGTCTGCCGAGGTCCCGCTGTTCGGCCACGAGGTGCCGATCGTCGCCGACGAGCGCGTCGACATGGAGACGGGCTCCGGCATCGTGATGTGCTGTACGTTCGGCGATCAGAACGACATCGAGTGGTACCAGGTCCACGACCTGGACCTCCGGGTCGCCATCGACGAGTCCGGCCACATGACCGACGTCGCAGAGGGGTACGAAGGGATGCACTCCTCGGAGGCGGCCGAGGCCATCGTCGAGGACCTCGACGACGAGGGCGCCCTCCTCGACCGCCGCGACATCACCCACACGGTCAACGTCCACGAGCGCTGCGGGACGAGCGTCGAGTTCCTCGTCACCGAGCAGTGGTACATCGAGATGCTCGACAAGACCGACGAGTACCTCGAGATCGGCCGGGAGATGGAGTGGTCCCCGGAGAAGATGTTCACCCGGTACGAGCACTGGGTCGAGGGGCTCCAGTGGGACTGGCTCATCTCCCGCCAGCGCTCCTCGGGCATCCCGTTCCCGGTGTGGTACTGCGGGGACTGCGGGGAAACTGTGGTCGCCGAGAAGGCCGACCTCCCCGTCGACCCCCTCTCCGACGACCCGCCCGTCGACGCGTGTCCCGCGTGCGGGCACGACGCGTTCGAGCCCGAGGACGACGTGCTCGACACGTGGGCCACCTCCAGCCTGACGCCGCTGATCAACGCCGGCTGGGACTGGGACGACGAGGCCGGAGAGTTCACGATGGAGCACCCGGAGCTGTACCGGTTCGACCTCCGGCCGCAGGGCCACGACATCATCAGCTTCTGGCTGTTCCACACGCTCGTCAAGTGCTACGAGCACACCGGCGAGGTCCCGTTCGAGGAGACCATGATCAACGGGCACGTCCTCGACGAGAACCGCGAGAAGATGTCGAAGTCCGTCGGCAACGTCGTCGAGCCCGAGGAGGTGCTGGCGGAGTTCCCGGTCGACGCCACGCGCTACTGGGCCGCCGGCACCGCCGTCGGCGACGACTTCCCGTTCAAGGAGAAGGACCTCCGCGCGGGCGAGAAGCTGATCCGCAAGCTGTGGAACGCCTCCAAGCTCGTGGAGTCGCTGGCGCCGGAGCCGTACCCGGACGCGCCGGCCGACGGGGAGCTCCGCGAGCTCGACCGCTGGCTGCTCGCCGAGCTCGACGACCGGGTCGAGCGGCTCACCGACCTGTTCGAGGACCGGGCGTTCTCGAAAGCCCGCGACGAGCTCCGGAGCTTCTTCTGGAACACGTTCTGCGACGACTACCTGGAGATCGCCAAGCAGCGCGAGGACGCCGCCGCGGCGTACACGCTCCGGACGGCGCACCGGCGGTTCCTGAAGCTGTTCGCGCCCCTGCTCGCGCACGTGACCGAGGAGCTCTGGCACGACATGTACGCCGAGGAGGCGAGCGACCCCGACGCGGTCGACGCCGCCGTCGCCGACGGCGCCCGCGACTCGATACACCTCGCCGACTGGCCCGAGCCGCTCGGGCTGGAGGCGGACCACGAGGCCGGCGCCGCCGCTACGGCCGTCGTCGGCGCCCTCCGGAAGTACAAGAGCGAGAACCAGCTCCCCCTGAACGCCGAGCTCGACGCCGTCGAGGTGTACGCGGACGTCCGCGGCTTCGAGGACGACGTGACGGGCGTGATGCACGTCGCCGACCTCGCGGTCCACCCCGACGCCGACGCGCCGGTCGAGACGGTGATCACCGGGATCGACCTCGACTACGCGACGGTCGGCCCGAAGTACGGGAACCGGGTCGGCGACATCGAGGCCGCGATCGCGCGGGAGGAGTACGAGATCGACGGCGACGAGCTTCACGTCGACGGCGTCACGCTCACCGGCGACGAGTTCTCGATCGAAGAGGAGCGGCAGTACCGGGGCGACGGGGAGCTGTTGGAGGCCGACGACGTCGTCGTCATCGTCAGCGAGGCGTAG
- a CDS encoding non-histone chromosomal MC1 family protein yields MVREDGKRNFALREADGSEPSEFSGNMPRQAALKAARTLEPAPSEEEADRTTLRLREKGTKKVHEYEGWAWKDSAPEVDEADDDFWLNDLDDITKANVSKKGIEYIDEE; encoded by the coding sequence ATGGTACGTGAAGACGGTAAGCGAAACTTCGCCCTTCGAGAGGCAGACGGATCGGAACCGAGCGAGTTCTCCGGAAACATGCCCCGTCAGGCCGCGCTCAAAGCGGCTCGAACGCTCGAGCCGGCCCCCTCCGAGGAGGAGGCGGACCGAACCACGCTTCGGCTCCGCGAGAAGGGGACGAAAAAGGTCCACGAGTACGAGGGGTGGGCCTGGAAGGACAGCGCCCCCGAAGTCGACGAGGCGGACGACGACTTCTGGCTCAACGACCTCGACGACATCACGAAAGCCAACGTCTCGAAGAAGGGAATTGAGTACATCGACGAGGAGTAG